In the Alteromonas sp. M12 genome, one interval contains:
- a CDS encoding prephenate dehydratase domain-containing protein, with amino-acid sequence MKKIATLGPPGTFCDMATGIYTANQSDIYQVEYFPTIVGTLAEIGNSCDIGIIPIENFSEGFIALVLDELIAADLHVVSEIILPIKFSMISNANALSDIQQLYVQFVARGQCFEFLDGLSNAKIVTTDSNIESLNRFKDSEIPSAAIVPSTSYRKSDFPLVVEEVNDYKNNQTRFLVMSKTVQPTPEEADKTSLIVLDDHDHPGYLGEVLLSFSKRNINLTSIISRPTRKTFGKYHFFIDFDGNIDDPIVAEALSEIGKTNNLKLLGSYKKAKSLS; translated from the coding sequence ATGAAAAAAATAGCGACTTTAGGCCCTCCAGGCACATTCTGTGACATGGCCACAGGTATTTATACCGCCAATCAATCTGATATCTATCAAGTGGAGTATTTTCCAACGATTGTGGGTACGCTCGCAGAAATCGGTAATAGCTGTGATATTGGTATTATTCCCATCGAAAACTTTTCGGAAGGCTTTATCGCACTTGTTCTTGATGAACTCATTGCTGCTGACTTACATGTGGTCAGCGAGATTATACTGCCCATCAAGTTTTCTATGATCAGTAATGCTAATGCGTTATCTGACATTCAACAATTGTACGTGCAGTTTGTTGCTCGTGGACAATGTTTTGAGTTTTTAGATGGGCTTAGCAATGCAAAAATTGTCACCACAGATAGTAATATTGAATCGTTAAATCGATTTAAAGACTCAGAAATACCGAGTGCGGCTATTGTTCCATCAACCTCTTACCGCAAAAGTGATTTTCCATTGGTGGTTGAGGAAGTTAACGACTATAAAAATAATCAAACCCGATTTCTAGTCATGTCAAAAACGGTACAACCTACACCAGAAGAAGCCGATAAAACCAGCCTGATCGTCCTTGATGACCATGATCATCCCGGATATTTGGGGGAAGTTTTACTTTCGTTTTCTAAACGAAATATCAATCTAACCTCAATAATTTCTCGTCCCACACGGAAAACATTTGGTAAGTACCATTTTTTTATTGATTTCGACGGTAATATTGATGATCCGATTGTTGCCGAGGCACTATCTGAAATCGGTAAAACCAACAATCTCAAATTGCTTGGTTCTTACAAAAAGGCGAAAAGTCTGAGTTGA
- a CDS encoding glutathione S-transferase family protein: protein MSEITLFAMPGSCSRVSLILLEEAKAKYDIHWVNLMKAEHKSAEFKQINPKSKVPALAVESQVLTENPMIIKYISERFPEANLLPKVDSGLAEYQQISDLCFCSSTIHPLVTRFCIPAFFADENGMPSVKAKALEALMDSLAWVEQRLAAGNWWYGEQWSAVDAYIFWIISRLQRCEFSLATLPNLAHHTEKMLKRDSVINALNKEKLANF, encoded by the coding sequence ATGTCTGAGATAACGTTATTTGCGATGCCAGGAAGTTGCTCGAGAGTGTCTTTGATTTTGTTAGAAGAGGCGAAGGCAAAATACGATATTCATTGGGTGAACTTAATGAAAGCAGAGCACAAATCAGCGGAATTTAAGCAAATCAATCCAAAATCAAAAGTCCCAGCTCTGGCCGTTGAAAGTCAGGTTTTGACTGAAAATCCAATGATTATAAAATATATTAGCGAACGATTCCCTGAAGCTAATCTGTTGCCTAAGGTGGATTCTGGCTTAGCAGAATATCAACAAATATCCGATCTATGTTTTTGTTCATCCACTATACATCCGTTGGTCACTCGATTTTGTATCCCCGCATTTTTTGCAGATGAAAACGGCATGCCGAGCGTGAAAGCAAAAGCGCTTGAGGCGCTAATGGATTCATTGGCTTGGGTAGAGCAAAGATTAGCGGCAGGAAATTGGTGGTATGGAGAACAATGGAGTGCGGTGGATGCCTATATCTTTTGGATTATTTCAAGATTGCAGCGCTGCGAGTTTAGCTTAGCAACTTTACCCAATTTAGCCCATCACACCGAAAAAATGCTTAAACGCGACTCTGTTATAAATGCCTTAAACAAAGAGAAGCTTGCTAATTTTTAA
- a CDS encoding aldo/keto reductase: MKQRSIVGTWVSEIGLGCMNLSHAYGTPPAETEAIGLLEKALELGVTHFDTAALYGFGNNEKLVGKVLKPHRERIFLASKCGMRGINGKRIIDGSPKAIRETIEQSLLSLQTDVLDLYYLHRWDKSIPIEESVGELSRLVTEGKIKGIGLSEVSAVTLRKAHAEHPISALQAEYSLWTRNPEIACLETCLELGTAFVAFSPLARGFLSGDITDSSGFLDNDIRKNMPRFQSENLSKNLNLLEQLRTIAEEHECTLSQLSLAWLLHQGPHVLPIPGTTQIAHLKENMRASKIVLTPEELIKLEKIFEPSKIAGGRYPVATQLEIDTEEF, from the coding sequence ATGAAACAACGAAGTATAGTAGGGACTTGGGTATCTGAAATTGGTTTAGGGTGCATGAATTTAAGTCATGCATATGGTACTCCGCCAGCGGAAACTGAAGCTATAGGATTATTAGAAAAAGCCCTAGAGCTAGGAGTTACTCATTTTGATACCGCAGCTCTCTACGGTTTTGGCAATAATGAAAAGCTGGTAGGTAAGGTGCTTAAACCTCATCGTGAACGAATTTTCTTGGCCAGTAAATGTGGTATGCGGGGAATCAATGGCAAGCGAATAATTGATGGTAGCCCTAAAGCAATAAGGGAAACTATTGAGCAGTCTCTTTTAAGTCTGCAAACTGATGTGTTGGATTTATACTATTTGCACCGCTGGGATAAAAGTATTCCCATTGAAGAAAGTGTTGGAGAACTTTCTCGTTTAGTTACCGAAGGTAAAATAAAAGGGATTGGTTTGTCTGAAGTATCAGCCGTCACCCTAAGAAAAGCCCATGCAGAACATCCTATTTCAGCGCTACAAGCCGAATACTCATTGTGGACCCGCAACCCTGAAATAGCCTGTTTAGAAACCTGTTTAGAATTAGGAACGGCCTTTGTGGCATTTTCACCTTTAGCGCGAGGATTTTTAAGTGGTGATATTACCGATTCGAGTGGTTTTTTAGACAATGATATTCGAAAAAACATGCCTCGTTTTCAATCAGAAAACTTATCGAAAAATTTGAATCTACTTGAGCAATTACGGACTATCGCTGAAGAACATGAATGCACTCTATCGCAATTAAGTCTCGCCTGGTTATTGCACCAAGGACCACATGTGTTGCCCATTCCAGGCACTACACAAATAGCTCATTTAAAGGAAAATATGCGAGCCTCTAAAATCGTCCTAACACCAGAAGAGCTAATTAAACTAGAGAAGATTTTTGAACCAAGTAAGATTGCTGGTGGCCGTTATCCGGTTGCGACGCAATTAGAAATTGATACTGAAGAGTTTTAA
- a CDS encoding sulfite exporter TauE/SafE family protein codes for MDFIANDFLTPTLCVLLIIVAGFTSFVTAGFGAGGGLFLLVVMAAIMPMSAVIPVHGLVQLGSNANRAILTYRYLDRKMLLYFSLGAVIGAFSASFVVTQLPLTLMKLLLGVFVIYLLWATTPTIKETSTLGRIIAGIVTTFLSMFVGASGPLVGSYMYMNNYDKLRFTATFSTCMTFQHCLKALVFGAIGFAFWDWLPLIIAMVLSGTIGTWLGIKLLKRLPAERFKFIFKIVLTLMSVQLIWQAGMSILQDL; via the coding sequence ATGGATTTTATTGCTAACGATTTTTTAACGCCCACACTTTGCGTACTACTAATAATAGTCGCGGGTTTTACTTCGTTTGTCACCGCCGGTTTTGGTGCGGGTGGGGGGCTTTTTTTGTTAGTAGTGATGGCGGCTATTATGCCGATGTCTGCCGTCATACCGGTTCATGGTTTAGTGCAACTCGGCTCAAATGCTAATAGAGCAATATTAACCTACCGATATCTTGACCGAAAAATGCTGCTTTATTTTTCGTTAGGTGCAGTTATAGGCGCTTTTTCAGCTTCATTTGTGGTCACCCAATTACCGCTAACATTAATGAAGTTATTGTTAGGGGTATTTGTCATATATTTATTGTGGGCAACCACTCCGACGATCAAAGAGACTTCTACATTAGGAAGAATAATTGCCGGGATTGTAACAACGTTTTTGTCGATGTTTGTTGGCGCAAGTGGTCCGCTAGTCGGCAGTTACATGTACATGAATAATTATGACAAACTGCGTTTTACAGCAACATTTTCAACCTGTATGACATTTCAACACTGTCTTAAAGCGTTGGTGTTTGGAGCGATAGGGTTCGCTTTTTGGGATTGGCTTCCATTAATTATTGCCATGGTCTTGAGTGGAACAATTGGGACTTGGCTTGGTATCAAACTGCTTAAAAGGCTCCCAGCAGAACGCTTCAAGTTCATTTTTAAAATAGTCCTCACGCTTATGTCTGTCCAGCTAATTTGGCAAGCTGGGATGAGTATACTTCAGGACCTTTAG
- a CDS encoding S8 family serine peptidase, producing MKAKLSAITLALLPALAATNVHAANSHAYKSDSVIVVYKDGVSASQKKSARAGVAARITDLNRDEIDDRFSHLMNGRIAKLKLAGKSVKSALETLRANPAVLYAEPNYIISKAALIPDDPDFGSLWGLNNTGQSGGIEDADIDAPEAWDITTGDSSIVIGVIDTGVDYLHEDLTDNMWMNPGEIADDGIDNDGNGYVDDIYGIDTVNGDSDPMDDQGHGSHVSGTIGATGNNGVGVVGVNHEVSIAGCKFLAADGFGETAGAIECIDYFVSLKDAGVNVRALNNSWGGGPFSQALKDSITAAGDADILFVAAAGNDGTDNDITPHYPSNYDNDNILAVASVNRTDGDSGYSYGLTSVDMAAPGSAILSTTPGNGYSSYSGTSMATPHVAGAAALVWSLNPDLTALEMKELLMTTGDDNAVMQGRTVTGKRLNVHQALLDADPTPGFKFSVSPVNLEITAGESAIYTFEVGSISDWEGEVSLSLTDTSGLGVLSATTVEPGDTFTLTVDTLDDTPYGDYEFTVTGTSGDIVKEKTLGLFVFPQGLNDFVYSNNTSIPTLPNEEDPDDIGIDSVITIADPLTVFGTSTFVNISHTYRGDLVLTLTSPAGTSTVLTANTGGSEDDIVESFESSAFDGEVATGDWTLNVLDIYNGDNGTLNSWELTITGVGEVAIAPPVAAFSYESDGLQATFTNESTDVNNDIVSYLWDFGDGSTSVDVNPVHIFPATGSYEVSLTTTDSEGQSDTVVQSVAVSSVDIELEVDRSYMSRFGNLRIDLSYTGSSADMVDVYRNGVLLETVENTGVYRDRERRVSGTTFVYMICDETTACSEEVTVSF from the coding sequence ATGAAAGCCAAACTTTCTGCGATCACACTGGCGCTGCTACCAGCGCTGGCTGCTACAAATGTGCATGCTGCAAATAGCCATGCATATAAATCAGATTCAGTAATTGTTGTCTATAAAGACGGCGTTTCTGCGAGCCAAAAGAAATCGGCAAGAGCCGGAGTTGCTGCACGTATAACAGATTTAAACAGAGATGAAATTGACGACCGTTTTTCTCATCTAATGAATGGTCGAATAGCGAAATTAAAACTAGCCGGTAAATCAGTTAAATCCGCACTCGAAACACTTAGGGCTAACCCAGCCGTTTTATACGCTGAACCAAACTACATTATAAGTAAAGCCGCACTTATTCCAGACGATCCCGACTTTGGTTCATTGTGGGGATTAAATAATACCGGACAAAGCGGCGGCATAGAAGATGCTGATATCGATGCCCCTGAGGCTTGGGATATTACCACCGGAGATAGCAGTATCGTAATCGGTGTTATTGATACTGGTGTTGATTATTTACATGAAGATCTAACCGATAATATGTGGATGAATCCAGGCGAAATCGCCGATGATGGTATCGATAACGACGGCAATGGCTATGTCGACGATATATATGGTATTGATACGGTTAATGGCGATTCTGATCCTATGGATGATCAAGGACATGGTTCACACGTATCAGGAACCATTGGTGCAACCGGTAATAATGGTGTTGGTGTAGTTGGTGTTAACCACGAAGTGTCAATTGCTGGATGTAAATTCCTTGCTGCAGACGGATTTGGTGAAACCGCAGGTGCGATCGAGTGTATCGATTATTTTGTTTCTCTTAAAGATGCAGGTGTAAACGTACGTGCACTTAACAATAGTTGGGGCGGCGGTCCTTTCAGCCAAGCATTAAAAGATTCAATTACAGCCGCAGGTGATGCCGACATTTTATTTGTGGCCGCGGCGGGTAACGATGGTACAGACAATGATATCACCCCACACTACCCTTCGAATTATGATAACGATAATATTCTAGCAGTGGCAAGTGTTAACCGTACAGATGGCGATTCTGGCTATTCTTATGGTTTAACTTCCGTTGATATGGCCGCGCCAGGCAGTGCAATTTTATCCACTACACCAGGTAATGGATATTCCAGTTATTCAGGCACATCAATGGCCACGCCACATGTTGCCGGAGCTGCTGCATTAGTGTGGTCTTTAAATCCTGATTTAACGGCCCTTGAAATGAAAGAGTTGTTAATGACCACTGGTGACGATAATGCAGTCATGCAAGGACGAACCGTAACAGGCAAGCGCCTCAATGTTCACCAAGCACTATTAGATGCAGATCCTACTCCAGGCTTTAAATTTAGTGTCAGCCCAGTGAATCTAGAAATCACCGCAGGCGAAAGTGCAATATATACTTTCGAAGTCGGTAGTATTTCTGATTGGGAAGGCGAAGTTAGCCTATCTCTTACTGATACTTCCGGTTTAGGTGTGTTATCGGCTACCACTGTTGAACCAGGTGACACCTTCACCCTCACAGTTGACACCTTAGACGATACTCCTTATGGCGATTATGAATTTACGGTAACTGGTACCAGTGGCGACATTGTTAAAGAGAAAACCTTAGGTTTATTTGTATTCCCTCAAGGCCTAAACGATTTCGTATACAGTAATAACACTTCCATACCAACTCTTCCTAACGAAGAAGATCCAGATGATATTGGTATTGATTCTGTTATAACTATTGCAGATCCATTGACAGTGTTTGGCACCAGTACGTTTGTGAATATCAGCCACACCTATAGAGGAGATTTAGTCCTAACACTCACCTCGCCTGCAGGAACATCTACTGTATTGACTGCCAATACCGGCGGCAGTGAAGATGACATTGTAGAGAGCTTCGAATCTAGTGCATTTGATGGTGAAGTAGCTACTGGTGACTGGACCTTGAATGTCTTAGACATTTATAACGGCGACAACGGCACACTTAACAGTTGGGAATTAACCATTACTGGTGTCGGAGAAGTTGCAATAGCGCCACCAGTTGCAGCCTTCAGTTATGAATCCGATGGTTTACAAGCGACCTTTACAAATGAAAGTACTGATGTAAATAATGACATCGTAAGCTACCTTTGGGACTTTGGTGATGGCAGCACATCGGTAGATGTAAATCCTGTCCACATATTCCCAGCAACGGGCAGTTATGAGGTTTCGTTGACGACTACTGACTCAGAAGGTCAATCCGATACGGTAGTGCAATCTGTAGCTGTTTCCAGTGTTGATATCGAGTTAGAAGTAGATAGATCTTATATGTCACGCTTCGGGAATTTGCGTATCGACCTGTCTTACACTGGTTCTAGCGCAGATATGGTAGATGTCTATCGAAATGGTGTGCTATTAGAAACGGTAGAGAATACCGGTGTGTATCGTGACAGAGAACGTAGAGTCTCAGGCACTACCTTTGTTTACATGATCTGTGATGAAACCACGGCATGTTCTGAAGAGGTCACGGTTTCGTTTTAA